The Opitutus sp. ER46 genome segment GCGATGAGCAACTCGACGGTGCCGAAGCTTACCGTCGTCGTCGGCGGCAGCTATGGGGCCGGCAATTATGCGCTCTGCGGGAAGGCGTTTGACCCGCGTTTCATCTTCGCCTGGCCGAGCGCGCGCTACGCGGTCATGGGCGCGGCCCAGGCCAGCGGCGTGGTGTACAACATTCTCGCGCGCAGCGCCGGCGACCGCAGTCCCGATGAACTCGCCGCGCTCCGCGCCCAGGTGAAGAAGGACTACGTCGAGCAGGCCGACATCCGCTACGGGGCCGCACGCGGCTGGGTCGACGCCATCATCGCCCCGCACACCACGCGCCAGGTGCTCGCCACCGCGCTCGCGTACGCGACCCGGCCCGCCGTGCGCGCCTCGTTTCACACCGGCGTCCTGCAGGTGTAGCCCGCCATGACCGCCCCGTTGCGCATCGCCAACGCCTCCGCCTTTTGGGGCGACCAACCCGAGGCTGCCGCCCGCCTGCTCGCGCGTGCGCCGGAGGTCGACGTGCTGACGCTCGACTACCTCGCCGAGGTTTCGCTCTCGATCATGGCGATCCAGCGCGCAAAAGACCCGCAAGCCGGCTTCGCGCGTGACTTCCTCGATGTCCTGCGATCGTTGGCGCCGGCGTGGACTGCCGGAAGTCGCACGCGCGTGGTGACCAACGCCGGCGGCCTGGACCCGCTCGCCTGCGGCCGCGCGGCGCGCGCCGTCCTCGACGCAGCCGGGCTGCAGGGACTCCGCATCGCGGTGATCACGGGCGACGACGTGCTGCCCGCGTTGCGCGCGGAACCTGCCGCGTTCGCGAATCTCGAGACCGGTGCTTCGCTCGTGGGCGTCGCCGCGCGGCTCGTCACGGCCAACGCGTACATCGGCGCCGCGCCGATCGCGGACGCGTTGCGCGCCGGAGCCGACATCGTCATTGCCGGCCGGGTGGCCGATCCGTCGCTGACCGTCGGGCCGTGCCTCGCGCACTTTGGTTGGCGGGCCGAACAGTACGACGAGATCGCCGGCGCGACGCTCGCCGGACACCTCATCGAATGCGGCACGCAGGCGTGCGGCGGGTTCTCCACCGACTGGTTACAGCTGGCTGACGTGACCGACATCGGGTTCCCGATCGCCGAGGTGGTCGAGGACGGAAGCTGCGTAATCACGAAGCCCGCGGGCACCGGCGGGGCCGTCACGCGCGACACCGTGCGCGAGCAATTGCTTTACGAGATCGGCGATCCCGGCGCGTACCTCTCGCCCGATGCGCAGGTATCGCTGCTCGGCGTCACCGTGCAGGAAGTCGGGGCCGACCGGGTACGCGTTGCGGGCGCACGGGGCCGGCCACCGCCGGAGACGCTGAAGGTGTCCGCTACCTAC includes the following:
- a CDS encoding acyclic terpene utilization AtuA family protein, whose translation is MTAPLRIANASAFWGDQPEAAARLLARAPEVDVLTLDYLAEVSLSIMAIQRAKDPQAGFARDFLDVLRSLAPAWTAGSRTRVVTNAGGLDPLACGRAARAVLDAAGLQGLRIAVITGDDVLPALRAEPAAFANLETGASLVGVAARLVTANAYIGAAPIADALRAGADIVIAGRVADPSLTVGPCLAHFGWRAEQYDEIAGATLAGHLIECGTQACGGFSTDWLQLADVTDIGFPIAEVVEDGSCVITKPAGTGGAVTRDTVREQLLYEIGDPGAYLSPDAQVSLLGVTVQEVGADRVRVAGARGRPPPETLKVSATYRDGFKAHGQLTVFGHDAVTKARAAGEALLRRLAARGCLFRETVIECLGAGACMPGIVAPETEVRMVETVLRVSVAADEHEPVERFAREIAPLVTCGPQGTTGYANARPRALPIFGYWPCLIDREAVRPEIHWFDPRSRGVSEASPFRHAAPA